In a single window of the Suttonella indologenes genome:
- a CDS encoding ankyrin repeat domain-containing protein: MNLSPLLLTVCLSLACLQASAAANKATASVKEAAEAQQRIELMQNFEYSDEKQCYAVIVPGEEARPILNLLVASYGLPDFDKAALQSALEAAVARGCDVNELGHSGLSPLHEAVLFNEPELVRFLLAHDADIEQKIQRPDSAVHELNARQFLDKLLLLAAEGKGDMRDRSAVQAALAQAEKTRQNQEK, from the coding sequence ATGAATTTATCCCCTCTGTTACTTACGGTTTGCTTAAGCCTTGCTTGTTTACAAGCATCTGCCGCAGCTAATAAAGCAACTGCTTCAGTAAAAGAAGCAGCCGAAGCGCAGCAACGCATCGAACTGATGCAAAATTTTGAATATAGCGATGAAAAACAATGCTATGCTGTGATTGTGCCGGGCGAGGAGGCGCGGCCTATTTTGAATTTGCTTGTCGCCTCTTACGGTCTGCCGGATTTCGATAAAGCCGCATTGCAAAGCGCTTTAGAAGCCGCAGTCGCGCGCGGCTGCGATGTCAATGAGCTGGGTCATTCCGGCTTAAGTCCTCTGCATGAGGCGGTCTTGTTTAACGAGCCGGAGCTTGTGCGCTTTCTGCTTGCCCATGACGCGGATATCGAACAAAAAATTCAGCGTCCCGACAGCGCAGTTCATGAGTTGAATGCTCGGCAGTTTTTAGACAAACTCCTCTTGCTTGCCGCCGAAGGTAAGGGCGATATGCGCGATCGCAGTGCCGTGCAAGCCGCCTTGGCGCAGGCAGAAAAAACGCGGCAAAATCAAGAAAAATAA